The following nucleotide sequence is from Mesorhizobium sp. J8.
CCCCGACCTGGCTGTCATAGCCGTTGCCCAGCCTCGCGATGAATTCGTCGGCAAGGGCCGCCTTGGCCGCGGCCTCGATTTCGGCCTCGCTGGCGCCCTGCCGGCCAAAGCCGATATTGTCACGGACGCTGGCGGCGAAGATGGTGACGTCCTGCGGCACGATTGCGATGCGCTGGCGGATGGCGGCCGGATCGGCCTCGCGCAAATCGACGCCGTCGATCACGACGCGGCCGCTTTCGGGATCGTAGAAGCGCAGGATCAGAGAAAAGACGGTGCTCTTGCCCGCGCCTGACGGACCGACGATCGCCACGGTCTCGCCCGGCTTCACCTGGAAGCTCAGGCCGTGCACCGCGGCGCGGTCCGGCCGCGCCGGATAGCAGAAGGAGACGTCGTCGAAGCTGATCGCCCCCTTGGCGGCCGCCGGCAACGCAACAGGGTCGACCGGCCGCCGGATCGCCGGCGTCTCGGCCAGGATCTCGGTCAGCCGTTCGGCGGCGCCCGCCGCCTGCGACAGCTCGCTCCACACCTCCGACAAGGCGCCCAGCGCGCCGGCGGCAAACACCGAATAGAGCAGGAACTGGCTGAGCGTGCCGGCCGACAGTGTGCCGGCCAGCACGTCGCGCGAGCCGAACCACAGCACCGCCACCACCGAGGAAAAGATCATGAAGATGGCGAAGAAGGTCAGGAACGAGCGCGCGAACACCGAGGCCCGCGCCGCTTCGAAGGCGGCGTCGACGGCGCCCGCGAAGCGGCCGGTGACCAGCTTCTCGTTGGTGAAGGCCTGCAACGTGCGCACCGCGCCGATCTGCTCGCTGGCATAGGCGGTGGCTTCGGCGAGCGTATCCTGCGCCTGCCGGGACTTGCGGCGCACCGAGCGGCCGAAGGCGACCAGCGGCAGCACGATCACCGGGATCGCCACCAGCACCAGGCCGGAGAGTTTCGGGCTGGTGACGACCATCATCGCCACCGCGCCGAGGCCGAGGATGAGGTTGCGCAACGCGACCGAGGCGGTGGCGCCGACCGCCGACTTCACCTGCGTGGTGTCGGCGGCAAGCCGCGAGACGATCTCGCCCGAATGCGCGCGATCGAAAAAGGCGGGCGACAAGGTCGTGACATGGGCGAAAACGTCGCGGCGGATGTCGGCCACGACCCGTTCGCCGAGCGTGATGACGAAATAATAGCGGCTGGCCGAGGCGGCCGCGAGCAGTGCCGCCATCGCCACGAGCGCGGCGAAATATTCGGCGATGAAGGTCGAGCCCGAGGCCTGGAAACCATGGTCGATCATGCGCCGCACGGCCATCGGCAGGGCAAGCGTCGTCACTGCCGCCACGATCAGCGAGATGATGGCGCCGATCGCCAGCTTCCGATAGCGGGTGATGTAGGGAAAAAGGCTGCGGAGCGGCCGGACCGAGCGTCTGCGCTCGCTTGCGCTGCCACCGATTTCCGCCATGAGCGTTTCCTCTGGCCGCTTGGCGGGACAGCGCTTCAATATGCGCCCGCCGCGGCCTTGTGATTCAATTCCGGCTGATGTATAGGCTCGCCGACCGTTTTAGAAGCCGTGGCTTTTCATTAGCTGCGGCTTCGAGTTTTAAAAAGGGGCGCATCGACGCAGGCCATAGGTCCGTCATCAGCGCCGGCAAGCCAGGACATAAGACAATGAAGGCCGATATCCATCCCGACTACCACACCATCAAGGTCGTCATGACCGACGGCACCGAATACCTGACCCGTTCGACCTGGGGCAAGGAAGGCGACACGATGAACCTCGACATCGACCCGACCACGCACCCGGCCTGGACCGGCGGCCAGCAGACCCTGCTCGACCGCGGCGGCCGCCTGTCGAAGTTCAAGAAGCGTTTCGAAGGTTTCGGCCTCTAAGCCGGATACGCTTGCAGATCTTGAAAAACCCGCCTTCGAGGCGGGTTTTTTGTTGGCTGCGCCTGCCCTACCTCCCCCTTGTGGGGAGGTCGGACCGAAGGTCCGGGTGGGACTGGCGCTGCCCCCTCCCCGCTGCTGCGCAGCGACCCTCCCCACAAGGGGGAGGGTGGGCGTTCCTACTTCCCCATCAGTTCCCTCAGCGCCATGCGCTTGTAAGCCGCGACCAGCCTGTCGCCCTCCTCCCGGTCGACCGAGATCGCCAGCCGCACCGCAGCCTCGCCCATCTGCCACACCAGAAATGCCGTCGTCTCCAGCTCGACCGGATCGGCGTCCGGCCTGAGCCGCTTGAGCACCGCGACCAGGAATTCGGCGTTAGCCCGGCTGTCGGCAAGCTCGAGTTCGCGCAGCGCCTTGTCGGCCTGTGTCCCCGACCAGACGTCGCGTATCACCGGCTCGGCCTGGAACAGGTGGTAATAGATGTCTACCAACTCCGAGAATGCGCTCTTGAAGCCCTCGACATCGCTGACATCCTTCAGGGCCGCCGAAATGCAGGCCTGGCTTTCCGCCGTGTAGCGTTCGGCCAGCGCCCAGACGATCGCCCGCTTGTCCGGAAAGAACTGGTAGAGCGAGCCGATCGAAACCCCTGCCCTTTCCGCCACCTCGCCCATGCGCATCGCATCGCTGCCCTGCTCGGCAATCAACGCCGAGGCGGCCGCGAGCATGCGCTCGACCCGTTCGCGGCTGCGCTGCTGGCTCGGTGACCGGCGTGGCGAGGCGATCGCGGCCTGATCCGGCTTGGCGGTTCTCTCATCCATGGCTCACTGCGGCGCCTTTTTTCTGAAACCTCGGCTTGACTCGCAAAATACGAGGGATTATCACGTTTTGCAAATGTGAGGGTTTATCACATTTGGGAAAATGACCGGCAGCAGGAGCAACTGAGATGATGAAACTTCTTCCCACCCTCACCTTCATCGCCGCGATCGGCTCCGGCGTCGTCGGCGGCGTGTTTTTCGCCTTTTCCAATTTCGTCATGGCAGCGCTTGCCCGGCTGCCCGTCCCGGCGGGCATCGCGGCAATGAATTCGATCAACGTCACGGTGATCACGCCGACCTTCATGACGGCGCTGTTCGGCACCGGCCTCATCTGCCTGGTGTTGATTGCCGCCGTATTCTTCGGCTGGAGCCAGTCCGGCGCGTACTGGCTGCTTGCCGGCGCGGTGATCTATTTCGTCGGCAATCCGCTCGTGACCATGGTCTTCAATGTGCCGCTGAATGACGCTTTAGCCGCCGTCGATCCGGAGAGCGCCGACGGCGCCGCCGTGTGGGCGAACCATCTCAGCCAATGGGTGATGTGGAACCACGTCCGCACCGTCACCGCGATCGTGGCGATGGCCTGCTTCATCATGGCGTTGATCTGAGATACGCAGCCGCAATACAAAGCCCCCGAAGATTGTGTCCAACTTTCGGGGGTCAGTTCAGTCAGGCGGGATCTGTCTTCTTGTGTCCCTTGCGGTCGGCGTGCCCCAAATCCCGCTCCGGATCGATGACGTCGCGGACCAGCTGCTTCAGCTTCGCCGCGTCCGGAAAGCCGCCGTCGCGCTTGCGATCCCAGATGAGCTGATCGTTGCAGGAAATGGCGAAGATTCCACCTGTGCCCGGCACCAGCACCACCTCGCCGAGATCGGTGCCGAAAGTCGAGAGCAGTTCCTGCGCCATCCAGCCAGCGCGCAGCAGCCACTGGCATTGCGTGCAATAGGTGATGCGGATGACGGGCAGCGGCTTCTCGCTCATATAAGATTGAGCTTCGCTCATATCGGCTCGCGTGACCGGTCAGGCCGCGCTGAGCTTGGCCATCGTCTCGTCGTCGACCTCGAAATTGGCGTAGACGCTCTGCACGTCGTCATCGTCCTCGAGCGTGGCGACCAGCTTCATCAGCGACTGCGCCCGCTCTTCGTCGACCGGGACATTGTTCTGCGGCTGCCAGATCGGCTTGACCGATTCCGCCTCGCCGAGCGCCGCTTCAAGCGACTTCGACACGTCGCCGAGGTTTTCGAAGGCGCAGTAGATCGTATGGCCTTCCTCGTCCGACTCGACGTCGTCGGCGCCTGCCTCGATCGCGGCTTCCATCACCTTGTCGGCGCTGCCGGCCGAGGCCGGGTAATAGATCTCGCCGACACGGTTCCACATGAACGACACCGAGCCGGTTTCGCCGAGCGCCCCACCGGCCTTGGTGAAGGCGGCGCGCACATTGGAGGCCGACCGGTTGCGGTTGTCGGTCAGCACTTCGACGATCAGCGCCACGCCGCCCGGACCGTAGCCTTCGTAGCGCACCGCCTCGTAGTTTTCGGCGTCACCCGCGGACGCCTTGTTGATGGCGCGCTGGATGTTGTCCTTCGGCATCGACACGGCCTTGGCGTTCTGCACCGCAAGGCGCAGGCGCGGATTCATTGCCGGATCCGGCGTGCCGGTCTTGGCGGCGACGGTGATTTCGCGCGCCAGCTTGGAAAACATTTTCGACCGCACCGCATCCTGACGGCCCTTGCGGTGCATGATGTTCTTAAACTGCGAATGGCCAGCCATGGCACCCCTGTCGTGTTCGGCTAGAGCATCTCGAAGCGAGGTGTCGTCACCGCGTCTTCGGCAGAATGCTCGAATTCAATCTTTCAGAACGCTCCAAGCATGCCTGCGAAGGCATGCGGCGCTCTTTGTCGGAATGGCCGGCTTATAGATAAATCGGCTCAATTCGTCCAGCCGCGCCGTCGCTCGGGCGTCGAACTGGTCTCTCACCCCTCCAGATCAGACTTCAGCCGGTCGAGGATGCTGATGGCGTGGCCGGCATACTGGCTGATCCAGCGATCGTGGATTTGCTTGATCGGCAGCGCGTTGAGATGGTTCCAACGCTCGCGCCCCTCGCGCCTCGCCACGACCAGGTCGGCCTCCTCCAGCACCTTCAGATGCATCATCACCGTGCAGCGGTCCATGTCCGGGAAAGCCTCGCAAAGCGCGCCGGTGGTCTGCGGCCGATCTTTCAGGCGATCCAGCAATTCGCGCCGGCGCGGATGCGCCAAGGCCTTGAAAACATGATCGTCCGCAGCTTGGCTTGACATGTTATGTTTCTATAACATATCGTTTCAGGCAGCAAGGAAGGAGCTGTGGATATGTCCCTTGGATTCAGGATTTCCGGGCGCATCGGCAAACCGGTCGCCGAAGTCTTTGACGCCGTCGTCAACCCGACGAAGCTCAGCGGTTATTTCACCACCATCGGCGGCGCTTCGGCTCCGCTTGTCGCGGGCACCACCGTCACCTGGTGGAAGTCCGTGCCGGTGGAAGTCGACGACGTGGTGAAGGACAAGCGCATCGTGCTGCGCTGGGACGCGACCGACGCCGACGGCAAACCCGCCTACAAGACCCGCATCGAGATGAATTTCGAGCCGCTGGACGACGGCGGTACCTTCGTCACCATCGCCGAGCAGGGCTGGCACGAAGGCGAGGTCGGCCTGAAGAAGTCCTACCTCAATTGCGAGGGTTGGTCGCAGATGCTCGCCTGCATGAAGGCCTATCTCGAATACGGCATCAATCTGCGCGACGGCTATTACCGCAGCGAGCTGAAAGGCGAGCCCGCCAACGAGACCAACATCTAAAGCTCAGCGTCTCCAGCCAGGGGAGGACTGTCGTGAAGGTAACGCCGTTCCTGATGTTCGAAGGCCGGGCCGAGGAGGCCGTGACCCTCTATTGCGGGACAATCCCGGAAAGCAGCGTCCTCGAGGTCGCACGCTACGTTGCGGGCGAAGACGGGCCCGAGGGAACCGTCAAGTTGGCGCGCGCGTCCATTGGCGGTGTGGAGGTCACGCTCTTCAACAGCCCGGTCCACCACGCCTTCACCTTCACGCCGTCCTTCTCGTTCTTCGTCGACTGTTCGTCCGAGGAGGAACTGGAGCGCATCGTTGGTGTCCTGTCCGAGGACGGGTCGTTCCTGATGCCGACCGGAAATTACGG
It contains:
- a CDS encoding ABC transporter transmembrane domain-containing protein, producing MAEIGGSASERRRSVRPLRSLFPYITRYRKLAIGAIISLIVAAVTTLALPMAVRRMIDHGFQASGSTFIAEYFAALVAMAALLAAASASRYYFVITLGERVVADIRRDVFAHVTTLSPAFFDRAHSGEIVSRLAADTTQVKSAVGATASVALRNLILGLGAVAMMVVTSPKLSGLVLVAIPVIVLPLVAFGRSVRRKSRQAQDTLAEATAYASEQIGAVRTLQAFTNEKLVTGRFAGAVDAAFEAARASVFARSFLTFFAIFMIFSSVVAVLWFGSRDVLAGTLSAGTLSQFLLYSVFAAGALGALSEVWSELSQAAGAAERLTEILAETPAIRRPVDPVALPAAAKGAISFDDVSFCYPARPDRAAVHGLSFQVKPGETVAIVGPSGAGKSTVFSLILRFYDPESGRVVIDGVDLREADPAAIRQRIAIVPQDVTIFAASVRDNIGFGRQGASEAEIEAAAKAALADEFIARLGNGYDSQVGERGVTLSGGQRQRVAIARAILRDAPILLLDEATSALDAESETLVQRALERLMRGRTTIVIAHRLATVLKADRILVMEGGRIVEEGTHQSLVAKGGIYARLAKLQFETGANAFKGAAE
- the rpmE gene encoding 50S ribosomal protein L31, which produces MKADIHPDYHTIKVVMTDGTEYLTRSTWGKEGDTMNLDIDPTTHPAWTGGQQTLLDRGGRLSKFKKRFEGFGL
- a CDS encoding TetR/AcrR family transcriptional regulator, whose protein sequence is MDERTAKPDQAAIASPRRSPSQQRSRERVERMLAAASALIAEQGSDAMRMGEVAERAGVSIGSLYQFFPDKRAIVWALAERYTAESQACISAALKDVSDVEGFKSAFSELVDIYYHLFQAEPVIRDVWSGTQADKALRELELADSRANAEFLVAVLKRLRPDADPVELETTAFLVWQMGEAAVRLAISVDREEGDRLVAAYKRMALRELMGK
- a CDS encoding DUF1772 domain-containing protein, with the protein product MMKLLPTLTFIAAIGSGVVGGVFFAFSNFVMAALARLPVPAGIAAMNSINVTVITPTFMTALFGTGLICLVLIAAVFFGWSQSGAYWLLAGAVIYFVGNPLVTMVFNVPLNDALAAVDPESADGAAVWANHLSQWVMWNHVRTVTAIVAMACFIMALI
- a CDS encoding SelT/SelW/SelH family protein, translated to MSEAQSYMSEKPLPVIRITYCTQCQWLLRAGWMAQELLSTFGTDLGEVVLVPGTGGIFAISCNDQLIWDRKRDGGFPDAAKLKQLVRDVIDPERDLGHADRKGHKKTDPA
- a CDS encoding YebC/PmpR family DNA-binding transcriptional regulator, whose amino-acid sequence is MAGHSQFKNIMHRKGRQDAVRSKMFSKLAREITVAAKTGTPDPAMNPRLRLAVQNAKAVSMPKDNIQRAINKASAGDAENYEAVRYEGYGPGGVALIVEVLTDNRNRSASNVRAAFTKAGGALGETGSVSFMWNRVGEIYYPASAGSADKVMEAAIEAGADDVESDEEGHTIYCAFENLGDVSKSLEAALGEAESVKPIWQPQNNVPVDEERAQSLMKLVATLEDDDDVQSVYANFEVDDETMAKLSAA
- a CDS encoding ArsR/SmtB family transcription factor, producing MSSQAADDHVFKALAHPRRRELLDRLKDRPQTTGALCEAFPDMDRCTVMMHLKVLEEADLVVARREGRERWNHLNALPIKQIHDRWISQYAGHAISILDRLKSDLEG
- a CDS encoding SRPBCC domain-containing protein translates to MSLGFRISGRIGKPVAEVFDAVVNPTKLSGYFTTIGGASAPLVAGTTVTWWKSVPVEVDDVVKDKRIVLRWDATDADGKPAYKTRIEMNFEPLDDGGTFVTIAEQGWHEGEVGLKKSYLNCEGWSQMLACMKAYLEYGINLRDGYYRSELKGEPANETNI
- a CDS encoding VOC family protein, with product MKVTPFLMFEGRAEEAVTLYCGTIPESSVLEVARYVAGEDGPEGTVKLARASIGGVEVTLFNSPVHHAFTFTPSFSFFVDCSSEEELERIVGVLSEDGSFLMPTGNYGFSRRFAWLNDRFGVSWQINLP